ttcatAGTTTACTTTGACCCCTCGCaccctgctcttaaagacgtagactcataattacaaatgttacagtccttacgcagcccataaatatgttttataatgacagcagcTTTAGTCAGCAAcatagtctgggcaacgtagagcaaagacgagcgagacatgctgcttatgtttactttcaatattaatggagacagttaaaagagaaatgctgttgttttaagatggaatGACTGTCgtagtatgtgaataataaaagaaaaagtggttaaactggacgagattttcttttttctgagtgggaaaggtctggtctgaagcctaagtagaaagtgcaggatgagtctaattttaaaattccaccttggcacagcctgatccaggatgaaagcacagacaatccaatgcacaaaaagctaattctgtattttaaatataggaggcaacgtaACATGAACCTTAAAACAGATTgggaacatcatcatcatcatgcccCTTCACCCCCGTCGTCGATAGCTCGCGAGAGGCCGGCTGCTTCAAAAgcagatcttggggtaaagaagtctgggcacccctgctctaaattgtctgtggatgtgaatgtgagttttagTGTTGGTTAATTGTAATAACTGCCTGCAATTGTCCGATAACTAAGACACGGTCTACCCTTCTCTTGCCTAAAAGTCACAGGTCACCAAGTTGTCTCCTTCAATTTGCTGTCAGAAAAATAATGCCTTCTACTAATTTGCTCTATCTGTGTTGTTGCGTTTCACAGGAGCACTGTGCTACGCCGAGCTCGGCACCATGATCCCCAAATCTGGAAGCGACTATTCTTATCTGATGGAAGGTTTTGGCTCCCCGGTGGCCTACCTTTATTCGTGGACCACAGTGATGGTGTCCTTGCCCTCATCGTTTTCCATTCTCGTGCTGAGCTTTGCCGAGTACGCCTCAGCTCCTTTCTTCTCTGAATGCAACATTCCCGTGATGGTCACAAAATCTCTGGCGGCTGCAGCCATAGGTAACTACTACTACAGTATGACTATACAAGGCTATTGCATTCTGTGCAAACAAGGGCATTTATAATTACATAAGAACCAATACTCGTTCTCGTGTTTTCATGTTGGTTCCACTGCTGTAGAGACTTTTCGTTTGCACAGGAAAGAACAGTGAAAGAGGGAAGCCAAGAAGTGTTGTGTTGGTTGGTtagaaatgtgtaaaaatgatgaaaatgcacTATTGTACATGGCCACAATGTAATCTGCCAGGTATCCTCCAAATTAAATGCAATAACTATAGATGACATTTTAATGGCACAGAGGCTTCTAATAAGGAGGATAGGGTCGCCCATTTTTGGAGGTACATAATACTGTTATAACAGCCTTGATACTTCTCATGTTAGTGTCTGCGCTAATGTTACTGTTCTGAGTTGGGTGCATTGTTTTGCCGTAACATGTACAACATATTTATGGAGATTTATAAGGCCAATGTATGGAGGCCGTGTAACTCAgaggttagagcattggtttggtaaagcaggggttgcgggttcgtatcccactggggccttcaCTCCCTGAGAAGTGTTGGGACAGGAAGgacatccagcgtaaaaattgtgccaaacaaatatgtgcgttcatctgagatgacacactgtggcaatgCTGAAAGAAACTTTACAAGGCCAATGTATAGCATGATGTTAAATATGAGCAATCCACAATTTATTTGtccttttcagttttcattgtcaCCATCAACTGCCTCAGTGTGAAACTAGCAAGTTACGTACAAAATGTCTTCACTGCGGCCAAACTTTTAATCATCATCGTCATAGTGGGAGCAGGCATTGTTTTCTTGGCACAAGGTGAGACTTCATAGAACTTGTCTCTGTAATGGAGAAAATGGCATCTGTTGAtctaatttatttataaattgattatttgacgaacatatatatctatatatatttgtgtCCAGGAAAAACAGAGAACCTTTACAATGTCTTTGATGGCAAGTCAGTGTCTGCTGGAGGAATTGGACTTGCCTTCTATAGTGGACTCTGGGCCTATGATGGATGGTAAACATTATTTAATCAAAGTGAAATAATGAAAGTCTAACAATATGACAgcacacttcattttttttaagtgtgctggtattatttgtttaaatttcATGAATTTCTCAGGTGTCAACTGAATTTTATCACGGAGGAGCTGAAAAACCCTTCCAGGTAGGTAATAATTTCTGCCCCTCACTTCAAATATCACACTACGCGGTCTAAAAAActtagatgaaaatttcagatgtaGATTTTCCAAAATTTGGTCATTTGTTCAGCTCAGGCAAAATACTCAATTCAGACTTGCCCCTGATGTACATTAATCACACGTATAATGTTTGGTATTGAATGTGTGCCAGCGACAGGGACTTGTTTGTGCCCTTGAATTGATGTACACTCCAATGTCCAGGAATGATTGCCTGCTATGGGACTTTTACCATGActgtgtgaataaaaaaaaaaacacttaaaaaaaaaaacggcaattTGCAGTGAGCCTTATCGTGCCCATAGGAAATGGCCAAATAAACTGAGTTTATTTGAGGCCTCAGACTTCTTTTGGCCAAGTTTATTTGTCTCtgtgggaaggaaaaaaagtgtatgcgcgtgtgtgtttgttcgTTTGTGTGTCACTGACTTCACCTGTCAAATCTTGTGTGATCCAGTACACGAGTGATTATGCTCAGAGGGGTTTTAAAGTATCagtatatttattattgtggttgcaaTTAACAGTGGTAtgtcatgtgattggctggcaaccagttcagggtgtaccccccccacccgaagatagctgggataggctccagcagtcccgtgacccttgtgagaataagtggctccgaaaatggattaTGGATGaaactgcattgcatcatgctGACTGCTATAGAAAGaaatattttgttacttttatttACTGTTTGATTATGAGCATATACTCTATATATGATGTACAGGTGAAGGTCTGGCTTTGTAGATTTATATAGTTAcctatttaaaattttcaaaaaaatgtaacaaaacatttttttcacttttttggaGGGTCCCTAAAGTGCTTTATTCCaattgaatgaatatttttcaagactgcattttgtttttgtataacGTAGAAACAtaaaaccatccatctatttcctgagccaattatcctcacaagggtcgtgggaatgctggagcctatcacagttatcatcgggcaagaggtggggtacaccctaaactggttgccgtCCAATCACAGatgtaatatttttacattaaatataCAGCCCCCCACTCCCCAAATAGCCAGTTGGTATATTGGCTTTTGTTagatgtacctaatgttgtggctgttgtactgtatatgttgtcTTGTTGCTGCTGGAATTATGAGATTATGAGATGGACAGCAGTGGGACTTTTCTGTTCCCCTTTTCAATGTCTCTTTAatttttctttgcctttcatTTTGCCACAGGAACTTGCCATTAGCTATCATCATTGCGATCCCCTTGGTGGCTGTATGCTACGTGATGATCAACATATCTTATTTCACCGTCTTGACCAGTAATGAACTACTGCGGTCCCCAGCGGTAGCTGTGGTAAGAGGAAATGGCCAGAGTAAAACTTGAGTCACTGTTCAACAGTAAATtgtattcctccgccttcccgatcaaccgagcggccgagccgctcGTGGCTGTGCCGCTCATGGATGCGtatagaagtattcctctgCCTTCCCAATCAGCCGAACCGATCATGGATGAGCCGCTCACAgctatgtatggaagtattcctctgtctttccgattaaccgatactgctatttcttcatcagatgaggataaatctgagaaatcggtGCTggccataaatggtgtcccatgtaatcgagcctttgttgtggcacggtacacatcacatccgcgcatgtaggtcatgtgactcacgaaaatggcaacgcccctgaaaatttttaattgtcgataaaaatcttctcaacacactattaaatgagagaggatttaacatcacattgtcaaaatagagtacatataacatgacgtattggatacattgttaatgcaaaccagtggatttcctcTTTAATATTTACCATATAGGTCCTTGAATTCCAAGTTCATGACAGGTCAAATATTCAAGGTCAAAGGTtaaggaaagaacaagatctctttttttgtgtgtggcctTTTTCAGGCTTTCGGAGACAAAGTCTTTCACTCAGTGTCTTGGATCGTTCCGATTTTTGTCCTCTTTTCCACATTTGGCTCGGCCAATGTCTCCTGCTTCACGGCAGGCAGGTAAAGAATATGACTGAAGATGGGGAAGATTTGGGCTTTGGTGACTTGTTGGTAAACAAAAGGTGATGCCAATCATTTCAAAAGTAATTTCAGTGTGATGTTTTGATCCTCAGGTTGGCCTATGTTAGTAGCAGAGAAGGTCACATGGTGGAAATCTTATCTTATATTAGTGTGAGGCGCTTAACCCCAACTCCAGCTCTTATATTCAACGTGAGTGCTGCACACGATCAATTTTTGTGAACATTGATGTCTTCCTGACTCAGAGGTGATGTACTATAATTTCTCTTCCAGGGTTTTCTTGCTATTTTATACATAATCCCAGGAGACATCAACACCCTCGTCAACTATTTAAGCTTTGCTCAGTGGTTATTCTGCGGCTTGACCACATTGTCTCTTATTGTCATGCGTTTCACTAGGAAAGAGCTGAAAAGACCATTCAAGGTGCAGACCACCATCATTTTCTGTATTTGTATGTTTTCACAATAAGAATAGCTGAAGTGGTTGTGTTCCAAAGGTCCCCATCGTAATTCCTGTCCTATTGCTGCTGATTTGTTGCTATCTGGTCCTGGCCCCCATCATTGACAATCCTGACATTAAGTTCCTCTACTGGGCTATTTACATACTCAGCGGGCTCCTCCTGTACTACCCCTTTGTCCACCTGAAGGTCAAGTGGGCACGCAGACTCATGAGTAAGTAAATTAAAGTATATTAACAATGTAGTTGTGAAAAAGCTGTTGAAATGGTAAGCTATAGAGAATGATGTTGATATGGCGTTAAATCCCCGGTAAAAGAAGTGTGAACACTTCATTTTATTAAACTTCATTTGTCACATTGCTGTGAAGTGATATACTGTATGGTGcaaacatatttgaacacctcgcCATGACACCTGTAGAACAGGAGAtcaaaatacaagaaaatattCAGTTGCAGCTACGCTCTGCTTCAAATGCGTTGCAACAGTCAAAACATCAAAAGTGACAGACAGATGTTTTGTTTCTCAAATATGTCCCATTATATTTACCGATTACATACGGTGCctgtgaaaatgacatttaaaggaacactttgtcgaaaataataggaatgggagcacacattaaaagttagtagatgagggttcagtgtttcttttgaGTTATTCGCAGaattcaccaagaaacatctctaaattggaaaagtattattgagattcctctctcgctcaggcATTCCAATGAGCCAAGGTGGAAAACTGACatccaatcagcgtttgccacgcctgcagtgcttgctgttctgaccccccattgttcgtggatacgtttcaccaaacagagaacgtcagaacattttgtggctgatttttatgaaaattaattacaaacaaaataaaataacataacgtacaatgttcaagcctgtgcgtttgagccagacgacacacaggcggaacttgacgtgttggagagggggcgtggcactgacaacctatcccagctgtcaacgggcaggaggcaggttacacacacacgcagacacgcgaagaacatgcaaactccacacacggaggtccgggattgaacccgggtcctgagaacaatgaggccaccatgccgcctcataaagtatgttgttgcttatacagtaccggcaCAAGAGGCTATCCCTAaacggctaataaccagtaatggttagatACGTGCAAATTGAACAAGCCTCAgttgtgacagccacagctttatcctgtcaggttaaccccacgggaggttaaagaaggacaaatttgggtgcgttttctcagttttgttgcacaacacttTGGCATCTTGGCTGAgctagaatgaatggtctgtaatgatAAGCACTGGCGACGTCAGGGGCAGGGTgaaggacgtttcttccgggtctggccgtgaaagctggcacatatccgaattttgcttggatttcaaaaatgttcttcattttttttccattaatgtccaaaatatatgtcataataatattacttcacattggagggtttattgtacgtatgaattttggggagagtcatCCTTTAAGCGTaatcaacataaaaaaacagtATTACAAGCAGCTCTGATGATTACACAGTGCATTTATTCAAAActgcaaaacatccattcatgtGCTGCTCGTCATGCTCAACGTCATAGGTGAGCTTGGCCCTATCCGAGGTGACTGAGTGAGAGAAGACGAACAGGGGAAATATAGACAACCATTCTTACTCAGATGTACCAATCTAGTACTAAACATAGCAAAGCAATCAGTAACCCAAGTTTGTAAGGATTGTACATAGTTGTTTCATGCAACAAAGAATTGACTCCTTGTGTGTTTCTTTGACCTTTACCCCCTAAAAGGGCCAATCACCACCCTTCTGCAGATCCTGTTGGAAGTTGTTCCCCCTGAGAAATGTGGATGAGAAGTTGACAACTCTGTCACCTTCCATTTGGCTCCAGTCGCAGGAAAAGTATCAGACTCATTTTTGCACGCTTGGCTTATCTGATGGCATCTAAGTCAGAACTACGGGATGACCTAAAATACCTGCAAAAAATTTGGCGTTGGTATACGTACAAATAACACAAATAAGGGTTTTTGCTCTGTTTTATGATTTGTATGTTAAGTGCTTTATCATTAGGTACGCCCCTGCACAATCTGATGAGCTGATCAACATCTTGAGgcttgacaaaaataaagatttgcactgcattttaaaatgaaacagtATTTCAAGTACGTCTGTTTTTTTGCTACCcctaaaattgaaattgaattttaaaaaattgtcactTGGTGTCAGTGGAGCATTGTGTAAAGCATGTGAGGCTTCCTTAACTGCCATTTTCATTAATGTGTAAGGTCTCATGATGTCACGGGGCATGCGCCTGACTGCAGGTAGGGTGGGTTCAGTTCTCAATCAGTGGTAGGGAGAATGTGAGAGTCTGTAGGTTTCCCCTGTGACAAGGTGGTGACTAGTCCCAAGGTCCAACATGCTTGATAAGGttactgaagactaaattctcCCTACTAGTAAGGGTGAGTGACTACAATGAACAGTTAGCCATCCAGTGTACACCCGCCAAAagaaactgggataggctcagatTTATCCATGACTTTCCAGGAGAACCGTAATGTAATGTACTATAAaccactcgcacacacacacaatcttttaaaatgcactaaaaaaaacatttgttagctcctgctctgtccaaaaaaTGTGTATGCAGGTATACGTATTTCAAACTATAAGCTACGGATTTTCCCCTACAGTGTAAACTAGATGATCATCCAGGACGTCTACAAAGAGATCCTGAcgcatttgtttcttttaatgcgcAAGAAAAGATCATTGTTGTGACAGGAGTGTGCGGGTGAGTGGCTGCTTCAGCATTAGCAACTTCCCAAAATGCCTGAGCATCTCATAGTTCCTGGCCGAGAAGATCACCTTGCCGGAGCAACTTCTCTACTTGGCCAAGATGGCTCTGTATGATAATATCCTCTTTCTTAAACACGAGGGGATCATTAAGAGGGACCCATTCTGAATATGTGGATGACATAGCTGTGATGAAAGACCGTCAAGATCGTAGTGCTGATCCTAATCTTCGGCAAACGGCCAATGAGGAGCCAGCATCATGCAGATGGGGGAGGGACTTAAGTGTACTGAATGTAGAATTGGTGTACAGAAGAACTGAAGCGTGAAGTAGTTTGGGGACAGTGAAATTACGCCattttttgcacttttatgGCACTGCAGCGTCATTGTGCATTGTGTAATCATCACTTCCCAATTGCTTTCTTTCAACTGCTGAAGAAAAGGCTGATCACTGATAAATTCTTCTGCACAGCTGGACaactttttgttcaaattacCCGCTACAAATTACTAGAGACATTGATGATGTTAAAGTATCCATTGTTGGATTGAAGCAATTGAAGTCTAATTACTCCCCTGGGATTAGTAATATGTTACTTTACTCATTATTTCAAAATGGTGGATTTTGGGAGTGACGCGTTACCAGTATCTTTGATCAATAACTGAATTATCAAGTACTTTAATGATTCTGTTAAAAAGAACTGCACGGTTTGTCAAATGAATCTTTTAAACAAATCTTTTTAAAGAACTGATTCAATACACTTGAAAGAATGTCCATGCTCATCATTGCAGTATCAGtgaaatggtggtggacttcagcAGGCTCAGACCTCACCTGAAATGTTTTGCATAAATTAGGACATGTCAAACTTTCCACATGAAGTACCGACTTAAATTTCACGTGGATCTCTCAGTACCACCGCAATTACCAGTTTagtgtttgaaaacaaatgttccTAAATGATTAAATGCTAAAGTACCTTCGTTACAAATAAAAGTAACTGCACCGTTCATAAAATTTTTACTGTATTGgcttaaaaaaacatcaagTTTACTGCTTTGTCctgcagtttgaacatttcagTACCACAAGAGAGAGTCCACATACCACTGTGAGGTAGTGGTACTCACTACTGATGATGAGAAGGTGAACATTGTACAGTGGTTATCATGAGCAACgctggaccacagccaagaGGAGCGTGGCCTGCCCACCGCTCCGaacggtttcatctctgacacctgtcgccggtcacaactgtgtcacatgaggcactgtgattagataatctatttaagttggagttttgtcactagcattggccagttcgttgagtatgctttcccgcatccagggttacactaccactgcgccattatagtccagtcatgCTATTGCTTATGCTCTTGTGTTGACttatagttatcggacattgtttcttcatttttggaTCGTGCCTTCTTGTTCTGTGTtgttgtgcacacacacacacacacacacacacacacacacacacacacacacacacacacagttttcgTTTATattaaaacccactgaacattttgtccatgtcttggagtcctgcatttgggttcgcccGCGCACTGTTGGTTCATGACAGATGTATGTACAAATACTTGGGTGTGCATCTGCATGTAACACTGACACACTGATACTTTGTGCAGGAAATGACAGTCACCTGTGCTTCCTCGGAAGACGGACTTCCATTACCGGTTGCAGAAAAATACCACAAAGATTCTGCCAGTTTTAGTAACGAGTTCCCTCATACACACGGTCGTGTGCTTGGGTGCAACGTCAAGATTATTCTTCAAGACAGAAGTGTTTCTTTGTCTTATCAATACAAACGTACTATGAGTATGTCTTTCATTCTTCAACTGACTGAAGGTCGCAGGAGGACAGTTTTTTGCTTGTAAACATTGCTGTACTGACTTTACAATACGCAATATAATTATGATGCCATCAGTTTTATGTGTCCTGACGTTAATCTGTTACATTTTTGTGAGCGGATTATGCATGTTGTGTCTTTGTCGTGCACCAACAGTACAAAGGGGAAGAAACGTGCAAAGAAAACCACAAGTCAAAGGATGATATGTCGGAAAGACTCTGGTGACCTTGACGGGGACTCTTCAATGATGAACAAACATCCAGTAAAGGCCACCGTGCTTCAAAAGGAGGTGAGGGTGGATTTTCGTTTGTATGAATGCATTTAATTTGTGAGAAGTCAGTCACAAAGCA
The DNA window shown above is from Syngnathoides biaculeatus isolate LvHL_M chromosome 3, ASM1980259v1, whole genome shotgun sequence and carries:
- the LOC133498051 gene encoding b(0,+)-type amino acid transporter 1-like isoform X4; this translates as MVMGNMIGSGIFISPKMVLLHSGAVGPSLLIWAACGVLSILGALCYAELGTMIPKSGSDYSYLMEGFGSPVAYLYSWTTVMVSLPSSFSILVLSFAEYASAPFFSECNIPVMVTKSLAAAAIVFIVTINCLSVKLASYVQNVFTAAKLLIIIVIVGAGIVFLAQGKTENLYNVFDGKSVSAGGIGLAFYSGLWAYDGWCQLNFITEELKNPSRNLPLAIIIAIPLVAVCYVMINISYFTVLTSNELLRSPAVAVAFGDKVFHSVSWIVPIFVLFSTFGSANVSCFTAGRLAYVSSREGHMVEILSYISVRRLTPTPALIFNGFLAILYIIPGDINTLVNYLSFAQWLFCGLTTLSLIVMRFTRKELKRPFKVPIVIPVLLLLICCYLVLAPIIDNPDIKFLYWAIYILSGLLLYYPFVHLKVKWARRLMRPITTLLQILLEVVPPEKCG
- the LOC133498051 gene encoding b(0,+)-type amino acid transporter 1-like isoform X1, whose protein sequence is MDLMVFYRMISLNIRLVCCDNQQDNRSRIGLLSAICMVMGNMIGSGIFISPKMVLLHSGAVGPSLLIWAACGVLSILGALCYAELGTMIPKSGSDYSYLMEGFGSPVAYLYSWTTVMVSLPSSFSILVLSFAEYASAPFFSECNIPVMVTKSLAAAAIVFIVTINCLSVKLASYVQNVFTAAKLLIIIVIVGAGIVFLAQGKTENLYNVFDGKSVSAGGIGLAFYSGLWAYDGWCQLNFITEELKNPSRNLPLAIIIAIPLVAVCYVMINISYFTVLTSNELLRSPAVAVAFGDKVFHSVSWIVPIFVLFSTFGSANVSCFTAGRLAYVSSREGHMVEILSYISVRRLTPTPALIFNGFLAILYIIPGDINTLVNYLSFAQWLFCGLTTLSLIVMRFTRKELKRPFKVPIVIPVLLLLICCYLVLAPIIDNPDIKFLYWAIYILSGLLLYYPFVHLKVKWARRLMRPITTLLQILLEVVPPEKCG
- the LOC133498051 gene encoding b(0,+)-type amino acid transporter 1-like isoform X3: MDLIGLLSAICMVMGNMIGSGIFISPKMVLLHSGAVGPSLLIWAACGVLSILGALCYAELGTMIPKSGSDYSYLMEGFGSPVAYLYSWTTVMVSLPSSFSILVLSFAEYASAPFFSECNIPVMVTKSLAAAAIVFIVTINCLSVKLASYVQNVFTAAKLLIIIVIVGAGIVFLAQGKTENLYNVFDGKSVSAGGIGLAFYSGLWAYDGWCQLNFITEELKNPSRNLPLAIIIAIPLVAVCYVMINISYFTVLTSNELLRSPAVAVAFGDKVFHSVSWIVPIFVLFSTFGSANVSCFTAGRLAYVSSREGHMVEILSYISVRRLTPTPALIFNGFLAILYIIPGDINTLVNYLSFAQWLFCGLTTLSLIVMRFTRKELKRPFKVPIVIPVLLLLICCYLVLAPIIDNPDIKFLYWAIYILSGLLLYYPFVHLKVKWARRLMRPITTLLQILLEVVPPEKCG
- the LOC133498051 gene encoding b(0,+)-type amino acid transporter 1-like isoform X6, which encodes MIPKSGSDYSYLMEGFGSPVAYLYSWTTVMVSLPSSFSILVLSFAEYASAPFFSECNIPVMVTKSLAAAAIVFIVTINCLSVKLASYVQNVFTAAKLLIIIVIVGAGIVFLAQGKTENLYNVFDGKSVSAGGIGLAFYSGLWAYDGWCQLNFITEELKNPSRNLPLAIIIAIPLVAVCYVMINISYFTVLTSNELLRSPAVAVAFGDKVFHSVSWIVPIFVLFSTFGSANVSCFTAGRLAYVSSREGHMVEILSYISVRRLTPTPALIFNGFLAILYIIPGDINTLVNYLSFAQWLFCGLTTLSLIVMRFTRKELKRPFKVPIVIPVLLLLICCYLVLAPIIDNPDIKFLYWAIYILSGLLLYYPFVHLKVKWARRLMRPITTLLQILLEVVPPEKCG
- the LOC133498051 gene encoding b(0,+)-type amino acid transporter 1-like isoform X2; translated protein: MMEKQRVKAIVLQKEIGLLSAICMVMGNMIGSGIFISPKMVLLHSGAVGPSLLIWAACGVLSILGALCYAELGTMIPKSGSDYSYLMEGFGSPVAYLYSWTTVMVSLPSSFSILVLSFAEYASAPFFSECNIPVMVTKSLAAAAIVFIVTINCLSVKLASYVQNVFTAAKLLIIIVIVGAGIVFLAQGKTENLYNVFDGKSVSAGGIGLAFYSGLWAYDGWCQLNFITEELKNPSRNLPLAIIIAIPLVAVCYVMINISYFTVLTSNELLRSPAVAVAFGDKVFHSVSWIVPIFVLFSTFGSANVSCFTAGRLAYVSSREGHMVEILSYISVRRLTPTPALIFNGFLAILYIIPGDINTLVNYLSFAQWLFCGLTTLSLIVMRFTRKELKRPFKVPIVIPVLLLLICCYLVLAPIIDNPDIKFLYWAIYILSGLLLYYPFVHLKVKWARRLMRPITTLLQILLEVVPPEKCG
- the LOC133498051 gene encoding b(0,+)-type amino acid transporter 1-like isoform X5, coding for MDLMVFYRMISLNIRLVCCDNQQDNRSRIGLLSAICMVMGNMIGSGIFISPKMVLLHSGAVGPSLLIWAACGVLSILGALCYAELGTMIPKSGSDYSYLMEGFGSPVAYLYSWTTVMVSLPSSFSILVLSFAEYASAPFFSECNIPVMVTKSLAAAAIGKTENLYNVFDGKSVSAGGIGLAFYSGLWAYDGWCQLNFITEELKNPSRNLPLAIIIAIPLVAVCYVMINISYFTVLTSNELLRSPAVAVAFGDKVFHSVSWIVPIFVLFSTFGSANVSCFTAGRLAYVSSREGHMVEILSYISVRRLTPTPALIFNGFLAILYIIPGDINTLVNYLSFAQWLFCGLTTLSLIVMRFTRKELKRPFKVPIVIPVLLLLICCYLVLAPIIDNPDIKFLYWAIYILSGLLLYYPFVHLKVKWARRLMRPITTLLQILLEVVPPEKCG